In the Phenylobacterium soli genome, TCCGACATTTCGAGGCTTTAGGCCGAGGCCAGGGCCTTCTCGAGGTTCACCGCGACCTTGTCGATGAAGCCCTCGGTGGTCAGCCAGCCCTGGGTGTCGCCGACGAGCAGCGCCAGGTCCTTGGTCATCGAGCCGCTCTCGACGGTGGAGACGCAGACCTGCTCCAGGGTTTTGGCGAAGCGGTCGAGCTCGGCGTTGCCGTCGAGCTTGGCGCGGTGCTCCAGGCCCCGGGTCCAGGCGAAGATCGAGGCGATCGAGTTGGTCGAGGTCGACTCGCCGCGCTGGTGCTGGCGGAAGTGGCGGGTGACGGTGCCGTGGGCGGCCTCCGCCTCCATGACCTTGCCGTCCGGCGTCATCAGCACCGAGGTCATCAGGCCGAGCGAGCCGAAGCCCTGAGCCACCTGGTCGGACTGCACGTCGCCGTCGTAGTTCTTACACGCCCAGACGAAGCCGCCGGACCACTTCAGGGCCGAGGCGACCATGTCGTCGATCAGGCGGTGCTCGTAGACGATGCCGGCTTCCTTGTACTTCTCGGCGTACTCGGCCTCGTAGATCTCGGCGAAGATGTCCTTGAAGCGGCCGTCATAGGCCTTGAGGATGGTGTTCTTGGTCGACAGGTACAGCGGATAGCCGCGGTTCAGCGCGTAGGCGAAGCTGGCGCGGGCGAAGTCGCGGATCGACTCGTCGACGTTGTACATGGCCATGGCGACGCCAGAGCCCTTGTAGTCGAACACATCGCGCTCGATCGTCTGGCCGTCGGCGCCTTCCCACTTGATGGTCAGCTTGCCGGGGCCGGGGACCTTGAAGTCGGTGGCGCGGTACTGGTCGCCGAAGGCATGGCGGCCGATGATGATCGGCTGGGTCCAGCCGGGGATCAGGCGCGGCACGTTCTTGCAGATGATCGGCTCGCGGAAGACCACGCCGCCGAGGATGTTGCGGATCGTCCCGTTCGGGGACTTCCACATCTCCTTCAGATCGAACTCCTTCACCCGCGCCTCGTCGGGGGTGATGGTGGCGCACTTGATGCCGACGCCGTACTTCTTGATCGCCTCGGCGGCCTCGACCGTCACCTTGTCGTCGGTGGCGTCGCGGTGCTCCATGCCCAGATCGTAGTATTCCGTCTGGAGATCAAGGAACGGGAAGATCAGCTTGTCCTTGATGAGCTTCCAGATGATCCGGGTCATCTCGTCCCCGTCGAGATCCACGACGGGGTTGGCGACTTTGATCTTGGCCATGAGAGGCGCAACGCTCCTAGCGCGAACTTGTGGGTTGCGGGCCGTATAGCGGTCAGTGACGCGCGCGCAAAGGCTAACGCGCGGGGTTTCTGGAATTGAACGCATCTCAGGCGCCGCGGCGGAAGCAAGTCGTTGCCTTCGGGGGTCCAGAACGGTCAAAAGCGGGCATGTCAGACGCGTCTTCCAAGGTTTCGCCCCAAGCTTCCCCAAAGGCTCCGGCCATCATCCTCGTGGCGTCGCAGATGCCGGAGAACATCGGCGCGGCGGCCCGCGTGATGGCCAACTTCGGGCTCTCCGACCTGCGCCTGGTGAACCCGCAGAGAGGCTGGCCGCAGGAGCGGGCCTGGGCCTCGGCGTCCGGCGCCGACTGGCCGCTGAACGCGGCGCGGGTGTTCGACAGCGTGGCGGACGCCATCGCCGACCTGAAGCTGGTCTACGCCACCACGGCCCGGCCGCGGGAGCTGCGGCTGCCGGTGCACACGCCCCGCGAGGCGGCCGCGCACCTCTCGCAGGCGTCGCGGGAAGGGCAGGGCGTCGGCCTCGTGTTCGGCGGCGAGCGGGCGGGGCTGGAGACCTCCGACATCGCGCTCTGCCAGGCGGTGGTGACGGTGCCGATCGATCCGCTGTTCCGCTCGCTGAACCTCGCCCAGGCGGTCGCCATCAACGCCTACGAGTGGCGGCTGACGGTGCTCGACGCGCCGCCGGCGAACTTCCGGGAGGGCGATCCACCGGCCGACCGCGCGGCGATGATGGGCCTCTTCGAACACCTGGAGCGCGAGCTGGAGACGGCCGGCTTCTTCCATCCGCCGGAGAAGACCCCGGCCATGATCCACAACCTCCGCTCGGCCCTGTCGCGGGCCCATTTCACCGATCAGGAGGTGCGCACCCTGCGCGGCGTGGTCACCGCCCTGTCGCGGGGCCGCGGCAAGGTCCTGGAAAAGCTCGCCCGCAAAGCCGGCAAGGAGGGCGAATGAGCCTCGCCAAGCTGCTCGACGATCTGCCGATTCCGATCATCCAGGCCCCGATGCTTGGGGCGCACGACGAGCGCCTGGCCCTGGCCGCCTGCCGCGCCGGGGCGCTCGGCTCCTTCCCGGTCTCCTCCCACGCGCCGGAGGACATCGAGCCGGCGATCGAGGCTCTCCGCGCCCAGGCCGGGGATGCGCCCTTCGCCGTCAATCTGTTCGTCCTGCCCGAGCGTGCGAGCGCATCGGCGGAGACGCTCGACGCCGCCCTGGCGCGGCTCCGGCCCTGGTATGACAAGGTGGGCGCGCCCCTGCCGGAGCATCCCAACAGCTTCGCGCCCGATTTCGAGGGCCAGCTCGCAGCCCTCACCCGCGCCGCGCCGCCCATCGCCTCCTTCACCTTCGGAGCCCTGAGCCGGGCCCAGGTCGAGGCCCTGCATGACGGCGGGACCTACGTGCTCGGGACCGCCAACACCGTCGCGGAGGCGCGGGCGTGGGCGCAGGTCGGGGCCGACGGGATCGTCGCCCAGGGCATGGATGCCGGCGGGCACCGGGGCAACTTCCTCGCCGACATCGAGGAGAGCCTGGTGGGCGCCCTGCCGCTGACCGCCGCCATCATCGCCGCCGTAGAGCTGCCGGTGATCGCCGCGGGCGGGATCATGGACGGGCGGGGCCTGGCGGCCGTCCTCGCGCTCGGCGCCAAGGCCGCACAGATGGGCACGGCCTTCCTGCTCAGCGAGGAGGCCACCAGCCATCCGCTCTGGCGCGCCGCCATCGAGGCGGCGCCCGACGATCCGACCCGCCTCACTCGCGCCTTCTCGGGCCGCTACGCACGCGGCATCGAGAACCGATTCATGCGCGATATGCGTTCGATGGAGCGGGATGTGCCGGCCTATCCGGTGCAGAACCGGCTGACCCAGCCGCTGCGCGCCGCCGCCGCCAAGGCGGGCGATGCGGAGGCGATGGCGCTGTGGGCCGGCCAGGGCGTGAAGCTTGCGCGTCCGGGCGGCGCGGAAGAGATGGTCCGCCGCTGGTGGCGCGAAGCCAGGGAAGCCGCGCGGTTGCTGGCGGATCGCACCGGGGTCGCCTAATTTCAGGTGGCCTAGTTTGGAGGACTGATGGGCGTTTCGAACCGATCCCTCGCCGCCGGTGCGGCCCTGCTCCTGGTGGGAAGCCTGGCGCCGATGCTGGCCGCGCCGCCGCAGCGCACCGCCGAGCGCGGCGTGCGCCGGGCGCTGATCCGGCTGAACGAGCTCTTGTCGAAGCGCGACATGGCGATCCTCGACGAGTTCACAGGCAACGAGGACACGGTGCTCGTGGCGCCGGTGGCCAAGGACCGCGCCCGCGGCCGGGCCCAGCTGGAGGTCCATTTCCGCGAGTTCTTCGCCCGCCCCGACACGCTCAGCTTCGCCTGGCGCGAGGTCGAGGTCTCGGTCCATGGACCGGTGGCCTGGCTCCACGCCGAGGGCGAGGCCGTGCTGCACGGCGCGGACGGCGACACCCGCCAGCCCTACTGCCTGACCGGCGTGCTCGAACTGCACGGCGGCAAGTGGTTGTGGCGGCTGTTCCACGGCTCGCTGCCGACCGCCTGAAGCCTGCCCTGAACTTGACTCCTCGGATCGCGGTGGGCATACACCCCGCCTTCCAGCCGCCGGGCCTGCCCGTGCGGTCAGGAAGCTATGACGGGTGATGCGAAGCCGCCGTTGAAATCGCGCCTCCATCTCGGAAGCGCCGGCTCGTGTCGGATAGAGAGTGACTGATGTCCAAGCGCCATAGCGCCAAGTACAAGCTCGACCGCCGGATGGGCGAAAACATCTGGGGTCGCCCGAAGTCCCCGATCAACAAGCGCGCCTACGGCCCCGGCCAGCATGGCCAGCGCCGCAAGTCCAAGGTCTCCGACTTCGGCCTGCAGCTGCGCGCCAAGCAGAAGCTGAAGGGCTACTACGGCAACCTGACCGAGAAGCAGTTCAGCCGGATCTACGAAGAGGCCGCGCGCCGCAAGGGCAACACCTCCGAGAACCTGATCGCCCTGCTCGAGAGCCGCCTGGACGCGGTGGTCTACCGCGCCAAGTTCGTGCCGACCCCCTTCGCCGCCCGCCAGTTCGTCAACCACGGCCACGTGCTGGTGAACGGCAAGCGCGTCAACATCCCGTCCTACCGTGTGAAGCCGGGTGACGTGGTCCAGGTGCGCGAGCGTTCGCGCAACATGGCCCTGGTGCTCGAGGCCCTGCAGTCGGTGGAGCGTGACCACCCCGACTACATCACCGTCGACGCCAAGAGCATGGCGGCCACCTTCGTCCGCGCGCCGGAACTGGCCGAAGTGCCGTATCCGGTGAAGATGGAGCCGAACCTGGTGGTCGAGTTCTACGCGTCCTAACCGGCGCCGAACTCCAGAAGATCAAAGGCCCCGGAGCGATCCGGGGCCTTTTTCTTGTGCCCGCCTAGAAGACGAAGTCGCTGGCGGTCAGGCTCGTGACGTTGTGGACGACGATGTAGTCTGTGTCGCCCAACAGGACGACGGTGCTCTCCTGCGAGCCGTTGGAGTCGGCGTCGTAGGCGAAGACCTTGCCGGCGAGGCCGCTCCAGCTGGTCGCAAAGGCGGTGAGGTCGATGACGTCGTGTTCGGCCGTGCTGCTCCCGACCCCCGAGTTGCCCATGTTGAAGTCCCAGATCGAGTCGACGCCGCCGCCCGTCCCGTAGACGAACCGGTCGTCGCCGGGTCCGCCATAGAGATCGTCCGCGCCGCCTCCGCCGTTCAGCGTGTCGGAGCCGCCGGTGACGTCGCCATACATGAGCCAGCCGTCGCCATAGAGGTTGTCCTGGCCGTCGCCGCCGTTGAGGATGTCATTTCCCCCATGTCCATCCATCTGGAAGGCGTCGCCATACATGTTGGTCGATCCGCTTCCGGTGGCCGTGAGCGTATCGTTGCCGCCGGTCCCTGGCAGGGTGTCGTCGCCGCCGCTCAGCATGTAGTCGCCGTCACCGACCATTTCGGCGTGCGATGTCGGGTCGGTGAGCTGGGCGGTCAGGACGTCGTCGCCCCCGCGCCCGTAGAGGTACTCGGCGTCCCCCACGAGATAGACGTAGCTGTATGTGCCGGTGGTGGTGGCGGTGAGGGTGTCGCTGCCGCCCTGCGCGGTGTCCCAGAGATCGTAGGCGTCGCCCACGAGGAAGCACGCCTGCTCCGAACCGCCGTCATCGCTGAGGAGCAGGTCGGCGCCGCCGCGGCTGACGCCGTCCATCCAGTCGGCATCGCCGTAGAGATCGCTTTCCTGGCCGGCCCCGCCCGAGAGGGTGTCGCCGCCCCCGACGGCGCTGTCGTGCAGCTGGTTGGCGTCGCCGTAGAGGACGTCCGTGCCGGCGTCGCCGTGGATCAGGTCGGCGCCGCCGTGCGCGCTGCCCGACAGGGTGTTCGCGTCGCCGAAGATGGTGTCGTCGCCGTCACCGCCATAGATCTGATCCGCGCCCCCGGCGCTCTTCCTGGCGAGGATGTCGGTGTCGCCATAGATCGTGTCGTTGCCGGCCAGGCCGTTGATGATCTGGGCGCCGGGGCGCCCCTTGGCGTCGTCGCCGTAGATGAGGTCGTCGTCGATGGTGCCGTTGATCGTGGGTATCGGGCGGGCCATTGAATGGTCTCCTGTCAAGGTTGGCGGAGACCGCCTGCCCCCCATGAAGTCGGCCTCACGCGCCACAGGCTCGGGCGATCGCCGGCGTCGGGTTTGATCTCGCGCAACCGCGCCATCCCTCAGTTCGGCCAGATCGCCCGTCCGCCTACTCATTGTGGGCGCGCCGGCCGCGCGCCTCGCGCATGGCGTGCGGGCGGTGAAAAATCGCCCCGGCCCGCGCCGGGGCCTTTCCCCGGCCCGCGCCCTGTGGCGGAGTGGGACGATGAACCGGCGTGTCTTCCTGATCGCGGCGCTCGCCCTGGCCGGCTGCGCCTCCCTGCCGCCGCCGAAGATCCAGGCTCCGCCCGGTTCGGCGCTGCAGGAACTCGAGCCGCTCTACCTCGCCCTCGCCGGCCGCGACGCCCTGACCATCCAGGTCTCCTCCAACGGCTGCACGGCCAAGGAGGACTTCGCCTTCTACGTGGAGCCGAGGGGTGAGGCCGTGACCCTCGCCTTCGGCCGCAAGCGGATCGACACCTGCAAGTCGTTCGCCATGGGCCGGCAGGAGCTCACCTTCAGCTGGGCCGAGCTTGGCCTGAAGCCGCGGACGCCGGTCTTCCTATTGAACCCGCTGGTCCCCTGGACCGGGCCCGGAGCGTGAGCGGATCGCCTCGGCCTGCTCGGGGCTGAACTCCACGCCGACGCGGTGGACGGCCTCGGGAAACTCCAGACGGATCCAGTCGAGCACCTTCTCGCGCACCTCGCAGCGCAGGTCGAACAGCTGGTCGGGCGTGGCGGCGCTGACAAGGCCACGGACCTCGACGACGTTCTCGCGGGCGTCGGTGACCTGCAGCCTGGCCACATTGCCGTCCCAGAGGGGGGAGGCCTTCACCACCTCCTCGAACCGTTCGCGCACCGGCCCGATCGGCAGACGGTAGTCGAGCAGGAAGGTCACGCCGCCCTGCCGGTCCGCCGACTCCCGCGTCCAGTTCTGGAACGGTTGATCGAGGAAGTACTTCAGCGGCACGATCATCCGCCGGTCGTCCCAGAGGCGGATCACCACATAGGTGGCGTTGATCTCCTCGACCCGGCCGTACTCGTTCTGGATGAAGACGCCGTCGTCGATGCGGATCGGCTGGGTGAGGGCGATCTGCACCCCGGCGATGAGGTTGGACAGCACCGGCTGCAGGGCGAGACCGACGATGATGCCGGCCGCCCCGCCGGCCGCCAGCAGGCTGACGCCCACCTGGCGCACGGCCGGGATGGTCATCAGGGCCATGGCGGCGGTCAGCACCACCACCAGGGTCGCGAGCGCCCGGCGCAGGATGCGGATCTGCGTCAGGTGCTTGCGGGCCAAGAGGTTGTCGGTCTCGTCGACGCGGTAGCGCCGCATGTAGATCGCCGCGCCGATGTCAAGGGCGGTCAGCACCACCCAGCCCACCAGCACGATGAAAGCGATCAGCAGGCCGTGCTGGATGGTGGCGCCCTGGCTGGGCGGGAAGGGCGCGGCGTGCACCGACCAGCTCAGGGCGAAGATGATCAGCGCGAGGCGTCCCGGGCCCCGGGTGCGCACCAGGAGCGAGCGCCAGAAGATGTTCTTCTCGCCGACGGTGCGGCGCACTGCGCGCACGATGCCGCCATAGACGAGCTGGACCAGGCCCAGCGCGACGGCCGCGACGGCGACGCTGAGAGTCCAGGGCGGCGCCCAGGCAAGGTGCGCCTGGAGGCCGTTGATGAGGTCTTGGAGGGTCACAATCAGCAGTTTTGGTGGAAGCTGCAGCTCAAACCACCCGCCTGCCCTCTTGGTTCACGCCTCGGAGGTCAGATGAACATCTCGACCATGTGGCGCGGCACGCGCTTGGGACGCCCCGTGGCCTTCTCGACCAGGCACCAGACTGTGCGCACCTGGGCGCACATGGCGCCGTCCGGCCCGTCGATGCGCACGAAGCGGTCGAAGCGCGGGCCCTCGGTGTTGTCGGAGACCCAGGTCCGCGCCTGGGCGGTCTCGGCCGGCAGCAGCGGGCGGCGGTAATCGACCTCGTGGCGCAGCGCCACCCACGCGAAGTCCGCCTGGTCTTGCGCCAGCGCGCGCGAGCGCCAGTGGGCGATTGCCAGCTGCTGGGCCCAGTCGAGATAGACCACGTTGTTCACATGACCATTCTCGTCGATGTCGGCAGGCTTGGGCGTGAAGGTCGTCTCGAAGACCTGACGCCCCTCCGGCGGCTCTAGAAGACGGCTCAAGCCGCCAGCACGCCTTGCTCTTCCAGGAACGGCTTGAGTTCGCCGGTCGAGAACATCTCGCGGACGATGTCGGCGCCGCCGACGAACTCGCCCTTCACATAGAGCTGCGGGATGGTCGGCCAGTCGGAATAGCTCTTGATCCCCTCGCGGATCGCCTCGGACTGCAGCACGTCGACGCCGACGTACTCGACGCCGAGATGGTCGAGGATCTGCACCACCACGCCCGAAAAGCCGCAGCGCGGCTGGTCCGGCTCGCCCTTCATGAACAGGACGACGGGGTTCTCGGTCACGGCCTGGCGGATGAAGTCGTGGACGGGGTTGGCGGTCGCAGCGTCGGTCATGGGTCGCCCTTTCGGCGGGAACTTTCAGGCCAAGAGCTAGGGAGCGGCGCCCCCTGGGTCAAGCGCGCCATCTGGACGCGCGTGGACGGGCGTGTGGGCTCAGGCGGGGGCGGAGGTCTCCAGCGCGAGGGCGTGCAGCTCTCCGCCGACGCGTCCCTTGAGGGCGGCATAGACAAGCTGGTGCTGTTTCACCCGCGGCAGGCCCTTGAACGCGGGCGAGACGATGCGGGCCTTGTAGTGGTCGCCGTCGCCGGCGAGGTCCTGGACCTCGATCTGGGCGTCGGGGAAGCCTTCGCGGAGGGCGGCTTCCAGGGCTTCGATGGGCATGGGCATGGGGGCGCTATACGCCCGTCATTCCCCGGCGAACAAGAGGCCGAGGCCAAAGCCGCCCATCAGCACCGCCGCGGCGCGGTCGAGCGGGCGCTGGGCGCGGGCGTAGGCGGCCGCCGCGCGGCGCGCCGAGAACAGGAAGGCCATGGCCACCTGCCAGAGCTGGCAGGTGACGACCACGATGACCACCGCCGCGGCGTGGACCCAGAGCGGGGTGTTCGGCCCCACATAGGCCGAGAAGATCGAGGCGAAGTAGAGCACCGACTTCGGGTTGGTCATGTTGATCGCGAAGCCCTGCCAGAAGGCCGGCCCGAAGCGCGTGCCGCCCACCGCCTCGCTCTCGACGCCTGGCCCTTCCGGCCGGGCGCGCCAGATGGCGATCGCGAACCAGAGCAGGTAGAGCCCGCCGCCGATGCGCAGGAACTTGTAGAGCCAGGGCGCGGCCGCGAGCAGGGCCGCCAGGCCAAGCGCCGCGGCGGCGCACCAGACGATGCAGGAGAGGGTGGTCCCCAGGCCGGCCGCCATGGCCACGGCGCGGCCGCGCCGCATGCCGAGCCGCATCAGCATGAAGTTGTTCGGTCCGGGGATCGCGCAGGTGGCGACGGTGACCAGGAACAGGGTGGCCAGGGAGAGGAGGTGGGCGTTCATGCGCCCTATGTAGCGGAGCCCTGCTGACAGCGCGTGTCAGCAGGGCCACACGCTGTCAGTCGATGATGCTGGAGTAGACGATGCTCTTCAGCTGGCCGCGGAAGTTGAAGGTCCCCGACGGCATCAGCTGGGTCATGAACACCACCGACAGGTCTTCCTTGGGATCGACCCAGAAGATGGTCGAGGCGGCGCCGCCCCAGTAGTAGTCGCCGGCGCCGAGGGTCCCGGTCTGC is a window encoding:
- the grxD gene encoding Grx4 family monothiol glutaredoxin, whose amino-acid sequence is MTDAATANPVHDFIRQAVTENPVVLFMKGEPDQPRCGFSGVVVQILDHLGVEYVGVDVLQSEAIREGIKSYSDWPTIPQLYVKGEFVGGADIVREMFSTGELKPFLEEQGVLAA
- a CDS encoding NADP-dependent isocitrate dehydrogenase, translated to MAKIKVANPVVDLDGDEMTRIIWKLIKDKLIFPFLDLQTEYYDLGMEHRDATDDKVTVEAAEAIKKYGVGIKCATITPDEARVKEFDLKEMWKSPNGTIRNILGGVVFREPIICKNVPRLIPGWTQPIIIGRHAFGDQYRATDFKVPGPGKLTIKWEGADGQTIERDVFDYKGSGVAMAMYNVDESIRDFARASFAYALNRGYPLYLSTKNTILKAYDGRFKDIFAEIYEAEYAEKYKEAGIVYEHRLIDDMVASALKWSGGFVWACKNYDGDVQSDQVAQGFGSLGLMTSVLMTPDGKVMEAEAAHGTVTRHFRQHQRGESTSTNSIASIFAWTRGLEHRAKLDGNAELDRFAKTLEQVCVSTVESGSMTKDLALLVGDTQGWLTTEGFIDKVAVNLEKALASA
- a CDS encoding acyl-CoA thioesterase, encoding MSRLLEPPEGRQVFETTFTPKPADIDENGHVNNVVYLDWAQQLAIAHWRSRALAQDQADFAWVALRHEVDYRRPLLPAETAQARTWVSDNTEGPRFDRFVRIDGPDGAMCAQVRTVWCLVEKATGRPKRVPRHMVEMFI
- a CDS encoding LysE family translocator; amino-acid sequence: MNAHLLSLATLFLVTVATCAIPGPNNFMLMRLGMRRGRAVAMAAGLGTTLSCIVWCAAAALGLAALLAAAPWLYKFLRIGGGLYLLWFAIAIWRARPEGPGVESEAVGGTRFGPAFWQGFAINMTNPKSVLYFASIFSAYVGPNTPLWVHAAAVVIVVVTCQLWQVAMAFLFSARRAAAAYARAQRPLDRAAAVLMGGFGLGLLFAGE
- a CDS encoding mechanosensitive ion channel family protein; translation: MTLQDLINGLQAHLAWAPPWTLSVAVAAVALGLVQLVYGGIVRAVRRTVGEKNIFWRSLLVRTRGPGRLALIIFALSWSVHAAPFPPSQGATIQHGLLIAFIVLVGWVVLTALDIGAAIYMRRYRVDETDNLLARKHLTQIRILRRALATLVVVLTAAMALMTIPAVRQVGVSLLAAGGAAGIIVGLALQPVLSNLIAGVQIALTQPIRIDDGVFIQNEYGRVEEINATYVVIRLWDDRRMIVPLKYFLDQPFQNWTRESADRQGGVTFLLDYRLPIGPVRERFEEVVKASPLWDGNVARLQVTDARENVVEVRGLVSAATPDQLFDLRCEVREKVLDWIRLEFPEAVHRVGVEFSPEQAEAIRSRSGPGPGDQRVQ
- a CDS encoding nuclear transport factor 2 family protein, with the protein product MGVSNRSLAAGAALLLVGSLAPMLAAPPQRTAERGVRRALIRLNELLSKRDMAILDEFTGNEDTVLVAPVAKDRARGRAQLEVHFREFFARPDTLSFAWREVEVSVHGPVAWLHAEGEAVLHGADGDTRQPYCLTGVLELHGGKWLWRLFHGSLPTA
- a CDS encoding calcium-binding protein, which translates into the protein MARPIPTINGTIDDDLIYGDDAKGRPGAQIINGLAGNDTIYGDTDILARKSAGGADQIYGGDGDDTIFGDANTLSGSAHGGADLIHGDAGTDVLYGDANQLHDSAVGGGDTLSGGAGQESDLYGDADWMDGVSRGGADLLLSDDGGSEQACFLVGDAYDLWDTAQGGSDTLTATTTGTYSYVYLVGDAEYLYGRGGDDVLTAQLTDPTSHAEMVGDGDYMLSGGDDTLPGTGGNDTLTATGSGSTNMYGDAFQMDGHGGNDILNGGDGQDNLYGDGWLMYGDVTGGSDTLNGGGGADDLYGGPGDDRFVYGTGGGVDSIWDFNMGNSGVGSSTAEHDVIDLTAFATSWSGLAGKVFAYDADSNGSQESTVVLLGDTDYIVVHNVTSLTASDFVF
- a CDS encoding BolA family protein, with translation MPMPIEALEAALREGFPDAQIEVQDLAGDGDHYKARIVSPAFKGLPRVKQHQLVYAALKGRVGGELHALALETSAPA
- the rpsD gene encoding 30S ribosomal protein S4 is translated as MSKRHSAKYKLDRRMGENIWGRPKSPINKRAYGPGQHGQRRKSKVSDFGLQLRAKQKLKGYYGNLTEKQFSRIYEEAARRKGNTSENLIALLESRLDAVVYRAKFVPTPFAARQFVNHGHVLVNGKRVNIPSYRVKPGDVVQVRERSRNMALVLEALQSVERDHPDYITVDAKSMAATFVRAPELAEVPYPVKMEPNLVVEFYAS
- a CDS encoding RNA methyltransferase, with the protein product MSDASSKVSPQASPKAPAIILVASQMPENIGAAARVMANFGLSDLRLVNPQRGWPQERAWASASGADWPLNAARVFDSVADAIADLKLVYATTARPRELRLPVHTPREAAAHLSQASREGQGVGLVFGGERAGLETSDIALCQAVVTVPIDPLFRSLNLAQAVAINAYEWRLTVLDAPPANFREGDPPADRAAMMGLFEHLERELETAGFFHPPEKTPAMIHNLRSALSRAHFTDQEVRTLRGVVTALSRGRGKVLEKLARKAGKEGE
- a CDS encoding NAD(P)H-dependent flavin oxidoreductase, yielding MSLAKLLDDLPIPIIQAPMLGAHDERLALAACRAGALGSFPVSSHAPEDIEPAIEALRAQAGDAPFAVNLFVLPERASASAETLDAALARLRPWYDKVGAPLPEHPNSFAPDFEGQLAALTRAAPPIASFTFGALSRAQVEALHDGGTYVLGTANTVAEARAWAQVGADGIVAQGMDAGGHRGNFLADIEESLVGALPLTAAIIAAVELPVIAAGGIMDGRGLAAVLALGAKAAQMGTAFLLSEEATSHPLWRAAIEAAPDDPTRLTRAFSGRYARGIENRFMRDMRSMERDVPAYPVQNRLTQPLRAAAAKAGDAEAMALWAGQGVKLARPGGAEEMVRRWWREAREAARLLADRTGVA